A region of Clostridium acetobutylicum ATCC 824 DNA encodes the following proteins:
- a CDS encoding ribonuclease D, protein MYNIKLCKLDLDNNDKRYILNNCKYIAIDTETTGLDPLKDKLCLIQICAKEKIFLIKYNNSNQKNLIGILQCSKIIKIFHHANFDLRFLMKNLKIYNINNVVCTKIAAKLLNGIEIENSLKKLLRKYLNINIDKKLQKSNWSAENLTKEQIQYATYDVIYLEKLWRALKAELIKANLYSLAEECFKYLPTNAILHNRGIENIFIY, encoded by the coding sequence ATGTATAATATTAAATTGTGCAAGTTAGATCTGGATAATAATGACAAAAGATATATTTTAAATAATTGTAAGTATATTGCTATTGATACAGAGACAACAGGGTTAGACCCTTTAAAAGATAAACTTTGCTTAATACAAATTTGTGCTAAAGAAAAAATTTTTTTGATTAAATATAATAATTCCAATCAAAAAAATTTAATTGGAATTTTGCAATGCAGTAAAATTATAAAAATATTTCATCATGCTAATTTTGATTTGAGGTTTTTAATGAAAAATCTTAAGATATATAATATTAATAATGTAGTGTGTACTAAAATTGCAGCTAAATTATTGAATGGTATAGAAATAGAGAATTCATTAAAAAAATTATTAAGAAAATATTTGAATATTAATATAGATAAGAAATTACAGAAATCAAATTGGAGCGCAGAAAATCTTACAAAAGAGCAAATACAGTATGCAACTTATGATGTGATATATTTAGAAAAGTTATGGAGAGCGCTAAAAGCTGAACTTATTAAAGCAAATTTGTATTCATTAGCAGAAGAATGCTTTAAGTATTTGCCGACGAATGCAATACTTCATAATAGGGGAATAGAAAATATATTTATATATTAG
- a CDS encoding Com family DNA-binding transcriptional regulator: MQTLRCAKCGKVLLEAEGQAHIKKKCPKCKEVNEFYIKEEATTQIHKSNKFKERGFINE; encoded by the coding sequence ATGCAAACATTAAGATGTGCTAAATGCGGTAAGGTTCTATTAGAAGCAGAAGGACAGGCTCATATAAAAAAGAAATGTCCTAAATGTAAAGAGGTAAATGAGTTTTATATAAAGGAAGAAGCTACAACACAAATACATAAATCAAATAAATTTAAAGAGAGAGGGTTTATAAATGAGTGA
- a CDS encoding phage terminase small subunit P27 family gives MPNPAKPIGLQLLHGNKNHRTKDEIEKRLKNEERLKIGHDNIKPPSWLDKTAQKEFKRLAKLLIEVELMTDADITHLALYCDAYSQYLSFKAQVKKHGMWIEDKPNPFIKKMSDMVSQLRSLSSDLGLNPSARAKLAINFKEPNEDDEDEF, from the coding sequence ATGCCGAATCCAGCAAAACCAATAGGACTTCAATTATTACATGGTAATAAAAATCACAGGACTAAAGACGAGATTGAAAAGCGTTTAAAAAATGAAGAGAGATTAAAAATTGGCCATGATAATATAAAACCTCCAAGTTGGCTTGATAAAACAGCTCAAAAAGAGTTTAAAAGACTTGCAAAGTTGCTAATTGAGGTCGAATTAATGACTGATGCTGATATTACACACCTTGCATTATATTGTGATGCATATTCTCAGTATCTTTCATTTAAAGCACAAGTAAAAAAACATGGTATGTGGATTGAAGATAAACCTAATCCTTTTATAAAAAAGATGTCTGATATGGTTAGTCAACTAAGATCACTTTCTTCGGACTTAGGGTTAAATCCTTCGGCACGTGCTAAGTTAGCAATCAATTTTAAAGAACCAAATGAAGATGATGAAGATGAATTCTAA
- a CDS encoding terminase large subunit — MNSKILDMSYTELTNYWGNYKNEQKEWGGILEEPYPELLTTWYAERLVDRTIPASKENILAAKRHLKDLERQGTDDFPWVFDEEKGHRPIRFIEQKCKPSKGDFDQLVLQPWQHFIIGSLYGWVHKDTGIRRFREGLIFVGRKNGKTTLISGLSNYSVGFDYENGARVYVLANAEQQAHELFDEAKAMVKTSPFLKKRYKPLRSIIRYEDKFSQIEARASDSKRLDGLNTHLGIFDEIHEFQDFKLINVIKKSRGARKQPLIIYITTAGYVLDGPLMQFYDDGKECLENIDDNIDERTFYYMAKLDSIEEAEEPRNWIKANPNIGLMDFVGLVSDWKKDRKSPQERADWITKQFNIFADVTELSLVDIETINKNSKTIDIDTLKGLECTGGYDLSETEDFTSAVLEFPLPTSEVFVLCHSWISKARYNRDKNKQRLDEWIKAGDLTVIPGMYVKDIYVQEWFVEQRKKYKITKIMYDPAKALRLNEALKDLGFKTEIVRQGFITLGGPLQDFKQMLLDGKVIYNNSKIYRWYLKNVKLVEDRNKNWIPTKQSKNRKIDGFAATLDAHVDIVTKLARIKKGPASVGFASLRR; from the coding sequence ATGAATTCTAAAATACTTGATATGTCCTATACAGAACTAACAAATTATTGGGGAAATTATAAAAATGAGCAAAAAGAGTGGGGAGGAATACTTGAAGAACCCTATCCGGAGCTTTTAACAACATGGTATGCAGAAAGATTAGTTGACAGAACAATACCAGCAAGTAAAGAAAATATCTTAGCAGCTAAAAGGCATTTAAAGGATTTAGAAAGGCAAGGCACAGATGATTTTCCTTGGGTGTTTGATGAAGAAAAAGGACATAGACCTATTAGGTTTATTGAGCAAAAGTGTAAACCATCTAAAGGAGACTTCGACCAACTTGTATTGCAACCATGGCAACATTTTATAATAGGATCACTTTATGGGTGGGTACATAAGGACACTGGAATAAGACGATTTCGTGAAGGATTAATCTTCGTTGGCAGAAAAAACGGAAAAACTACGCTTATTTCAGGGCTTTCTAACTATTCTGTAGGCTTTGACTATGAAAATGGCGCCAGGGTTTATGTTTTAGCCAATGCAGAACAACAAGCACATGAATTATTCGATGAAGCAAAGGCAATGGTTAAGACCTCACCATTTTTGAAAAAGAGATACAAGCCGTTGAGAAGCATCATAAGATATGAGGATAAGTTTTCACAGATAGAGGCAAGAGCATCAGATAGTAAGAGACTCGATGGGCTTAATACTCACTTAGGAATTTTTGATGAAATACATGAATTTCAAGATTTTAAGCTTATAAATGTTATAAAAAAGTCCAGAGGAGCAAGAAAACAGCCATTAATTATCTATATTACAACCGCTGGATATGTTCTAGATGGACCACTGATGCAATTTTATGATGATGGTAAGGAGTGCCTTGAGAACATAGATGATAATATTGACGAGCGAACATTTTATTACATGGCTAAGCTAGATAGTATTGAAGAAGCAGAAGAACCGAGGAACTGGATTAAGGCTAATCCTAATATTGGGCTCATGGATTTCGTTGGACTTGTATCAGATTGGAAGAAAGATAGAAAAAGCCCTCAAGAACGTGCTGACTGGATAACAAAACAGTTCAATATATTTGCAGATGTAACAGAATTATCGCTTGTAGACATAGAAACTATCAATAAAAACAGTAAAACAATAGATATAGATACATTAAAAGGCTTAGAGTGCACAGGCGGTTATGACCTTTCTGAAACAGAAGATTTCACATCCGCCGTATTGGAATTCCCATTACCAACGAGTGAAGTCTTTGTTTTATGTCATTCATGGATTTCAAAGGCTAGATATAACAGAGATAAGAATAAACAAAGACTCGATGAATGGATAAAAGCTGGAGATTTAACAGTAATACCTGGAATGTACGTAAAAGATATATATGTACAAGAATGGTTTGTTGAGCAAAGAAAGAAATACAAAATTACCAAAATAATGTATGATCCAGCAAAAGCGTTGAGATTAAATGAAGCATTAAAAGATTTAGGATTTAAAACAGAAATAGTAAGACAAGGGTTTATAACATTAGGTGGTCCACTTCAAGACTTTAAGCAAATGCTACTTGATGGAAAAGTTATTTATAATAACAGCAAGATTTATAGGTGGTATTTAAAGAATGTAAAGCTTGTTGAAGATAGAAATAAGAACTGGATACCTACAAAACAGAGTAAAAACAGAAAAATTGATGGTTTTGCAGCAACATTAGACGCTCATGTAGATATTGTAACTAAACTTGCAAGAATTAAGAAAGGACCTGCAAGCGTAGGTTTTGCTTCTTTAAGGAGGTGA
- a CDS encoding helix-turn-helix domain-containing protein — MIRLYKSFETKDDFLNFLSDNILNTNEACEILGCKRQNIADLVERHKLTAVKTFPRDRIFLKDDILERLKLKKQRD; from the coding sequence GTGATTCGGTTGTATAAATCTTTTGAAACTAAAGATGACTTTTTAAATTTCTTAAGTGATAATATTTTAAATACAAATGAAGCTTGTGAAATACTTGGCTGTAAGAGGCAGAACATCGCCGATTTAGTAGAACGCCATAAGCTAACAGCTGTAAAAACATTTCCTCGAGACAGAATTTTCTTAAAAGATGATATACTTGAACGTCTCAAACTTAAAAAACAGAGGGATTAA
- a CDS encoding Zn-finger containing protein: MQSIYTSYKCSTCSKEFVLLTEDVESIQKDRYIACPYCSSKRLVKGKVTDDLRECMKARVYKRVKGALKEIK, translated from the coding sequence ATGCAGAGTATTTACACAAGTTATAAATGTAGTACATGTAGCAAGGAATTTGTTTTATTAACAGAAGATGTAGAATCTATACAAAAAGATAGATATATAGCATGTCCTTACTGTAGTAGTAAAAGGCTTGTAAAAGGAAAAGTCACAGACGATTTAAGGGAATGCATGAAGGCTAGAGTATATAAAAGAGTTAAAGGTGCATTAAAAGAAATTAAATAA
- a CDS encoding HNH endonuclease, producing the protein MARARDDIDKIYKSKRWQKVRKIVLIRDNYLCQECLRHGAITQANTVHHKVELREDLSKAYDIDNLESICPACHNKEHPERNSYRKKMVKRRKDIYKFYNPEI; encoded by the coding sequence ATGGCAAGAGCAAGGGATGATATAGACAAGATATATAAGTCAAAGCGATGGCAAAAGGTAAGAAAGATAGTATTAATAAGAGATAATTATTTATGCCAAGAATGTTTAAGACATGGGGCAATAACGCAGGCAAACACAGTCCATCATAAGGTAGAACTTAGGGAGGACTTAAGTAAAGCATATGATATAGATAACCTAGAGAGTATATGCCCAGCATGCCACAATAAAGAACATCCTGAACGAAATAGTTATAGAAAAAAGATGGTTAAAAGAAGAAAAGATATATATAAATTTTACAATCCGGAAATATAG